The genomic region AAACCGGGTTAAAATTCCACAGATCGGCTGGAATACCATTACAGCTATTGAATCCGGCTTATTTCAAGGAATAACCACTGAATCGTATCTGTATTTCGTACATAGCTATTATGTTCCGCTTATTCCGGAATGTATCGCTACAAGCGCTTACGATATCGTTTACAGTTCCGCAATACAAAAAGAGAATTTTTATGGCGTTCAGTTTCATCCGGAAAAAAGCGGGGAAGTTGGCGCACAATTACTGAACAATTTTTTACACTTATGAAAATGAGAATTATTCCGGCACTGGATATTATCGACGGGAAATGTGTCCGCTTATTAAACGGTAATTACCAAAAAATGACGATCTATAGCGATGATCCGCTGGAAATGGCCAAACGATTTGAAGATCACGGTATGCAATACCTGCATTTGGTCGATCTGGACGGTGCCAAATCCAACCGGATAGTCAACTATAAAATACTCGAAAAAATAGCCTCTAAAACCAACCTTATCATTGATTTCGGAGGTGGCATCAAAGCGGATGAAGATTTACGAATCGCTTTTAATAGCGGTGCTGCACAGCTTACAGGCGGTAGTATCGCGGTTAAAGATCCGGAGCGGTTTTCCGGTTGGATACGCGACTATGGAAGTTCCAAAATTATTTTGGGAGCTGACGTTAAAGATACTACGGTGGCTATTTCCGGCTGGTTGGAAGAAAGTGATCAGACAATTATTCCGTTTTTACAGGATTATGTCAAAAAAGGAATTGAATATGTAATCTGTACCGATATTAATCGCGACGGAACCTTAGCAGGTCCTGCTGTCGATTTATATTCCGAATTGCTACAAACCTTTCCGGAAATCAAGCTGATCGCTTCGGGTGGCATTTCAAACGTTGAAACACTGTTAGAACTCGACGAATTGGGTTGCGATGCAGCGATTATCGGAAAAGCGATTTATGAAAACAGAATAAGTTTAAAGGAATTGGAACGACTAATAGTGCAAAGATGATTACAAAACGAATAATTCCCTGTTTGGATATCAGGAACGGACGAACTGTAAAAGGAATTCAGTTTAAAGAAATAACAGATGCCGGCGATCCGGTGAAACTGGCTTATAAATATGCCCGCGATGGAGCGGATGAATTGGTCTTTCTGGATATTACGGCTACTGAAGAAAAAAGAAAAACTTTATTTACAATGGTTCGTGATGTGGCAGCGGAAATCAATATTCCGTTTACGGTTGGTGGTGGAGTAGGCTCTGTATCGGATGTTGAGCAGTTGTTACAAAATGGTGCGGACAAGATTGCGGTAAATTCGGCAGCACTTGAAAATCCGGGATTGGTAACCGAATTAGCCAAACGTTTTGGCAGTCAGTGTATCGTGGCGGCTATTGATGCAAAGCTTGTGGGGGATCGATGGAAGGTTTTCCGGACGGGAGGAAAGCGCGAAACCAAATGGGAACTCCTGGATTGGGCAAAGCAGATCACCGAAAACGGAGCCGGTGAAATTCTTTTTACAGCCATTGATCACGACGGAAGAAAACAGGGTTTTGCTAATACTATGCTGGCAGAACTAAACAAAACGGTAAACGTTCCCATAATTGCGTCGGGTGGTGCCGGTAAAATAGCCGATTTTATAGCTGTTTTTAACGACGGTAAAGCCGACGCGGCACTTGCTGCAAGTGTGTTTCACTATGATACCATTCCGATTCCGGTATTAAAACAAGTATTAAAAGAACAAAATATTCCTGTCAGAATTGTATAATTATGAAACCTAACTTTTCAAAATCGAAAAACGGTTTGCTTCCGGTCATTGTTCAGGATGCAACTACTAAAACTGTTTTAATGCTGGGCTATATGAATGAAACCGCCTATAACACTACGCTGGAAACCGGAAAGGTGACTTTTTTTAGCCGCAGTCGTAATGGGATATGGGTAAAAGGCGAAAAAAGTGGTAATTTTTTACATCTTATAAGCCTTGAAACCGATTGCGATAACGATACGCTTTTGGCTCAGGTGCATCCGGAAGGCCCGGTTTGTCATAAAGGAACGGATAGCTGTTGGGGCGAATCCAACAAAATGGATTTTGGCTTTTTGTCGGAATTGGAACAATGCATCCGGGAACGTAAAGAAGAACCTCGGGAAAATAGCTATATCAGTCATTTATGGTCCAAAGGGATTAATAAAATGGCACAAAAAGTAGGTGAAGAAGCCGTAGAAATGGTTATCGAAGCCAAAGATTCGGATGCCGCTCTATTTTTAAACGAAAGTGCCGATCTGCTTTTTCATTATTTAATATTGCTACAGGCTAAAGGATTTCAGTTGCAGGATGTTGTCGAAATTCTGAAAAAAAGGAGCCGTTAATTGTAAAATGACAATCAAAAAATCGTACTTTTAAAAGAAAAAATGATCACAAAAGCGGAACTGGATATCCTTATAACGTTACGAAACAACAATAATCGGGAATGGTTTACCGAACATAAAAAAGAATTTCAACAACACGAAAAAAAGGCAAAAGCATTTTTTCAGGAAGTATACGACGAACTGGGGAAACAGGATAGTATCGAAAAAATGCAGATTTTCAGAATCTACCGCGATGTCCGTTTTTCAAAAGATAAAGCACCTTATAAAAATCATTTTAGCGTCGGTTTTACCCGAACCAAACCGTTGTTACGCGGTGGTTATTATTTACATATCGAACCGGGAGCCAGTTTTGTAGGCGGTGGTTTTTGGGACCCGAATGCTGAAGACCTAAACCGAATCCGCAAGGAGTTTGAAATGGATGATGAAGAAATCAGAACTATTATTTCGGATCCTGCTTTTAAAAGTTTTTTTGGAACTCTGGAAGGCGAGGAGTTAAAAACAGCTCCAAAAGGATTCGACAAAACGCATCCGGCCATTGATCTGATCCGTAAAAAACAATACCTGATTTCCAGAAGTTTTACCGACAAGGAGGTAACAAGTCCTGATTTTAAAAAAGAAGTATTGGCGACCTTCCAGGCGATGCGTCCGTTTTTTGATTATATGAGCGAAGTCTTGTCAACAAACCTTAACGGCGAACCCTTGTATTAATCTGGTATGGTTTCTGCATCGTATGGATCCGTATAAAAATAGAAAATATGAGAAAACTCGGAATTGTAATGCTGCTTACTATAGTAGGCGCCTGTAACAGTACAAAAAACAAGGAAAACACGACACCAAAGGAAATGGTTTCCGAAAATCCCGATCGGGTTTATTTTAAAGCCATTGGAACGGAACCTTTTTGGGGTGTGGAAATAAGCAACAATCAGATTAAATATACCACACCGGAAGATCCTGAAGGAATCCTGTTTCCACCGACAAAACCGGTTCGTGTAATGGATGCAAATATCAAAACTTACCAAAGCAAATCGAAAGCCGGCGAAATAAAAATTACGATTACCTACGGAAAATGTTCCGACGGCATGTCGGATATGGAACACGATTATTCCGTAACGGTTGCTTTAAAAAAAGCGGGGGAAGCAGCATTTAAAGACCTTAGAGGTTGCGGGAATTATATTGTAGATTACCGATTACACGACATTTGGGCATTGGAAGAAATGGAAGGTCAAAAAATTAGCGATTCCGATTTTAACAAACGGCCTTTTATGGAAATCAAAGCCAGGGAAGCTACTTTTGGCGGAGTTGCCGGATGCAATCGTATGTTTGGAAAATTATTTTCAGAACAGGAATTGTTACGCTTTACCAATGTCGGCCTCACCCGAATGGCCTGCGATAAAATGGCGAACGAAGCCAAATTTATAAAAGCCCTGGAAAGCAGTACGGCTTACGAAATAAAAAATAATAGGTTATATCTGTCAAATCCCGATGGCTTAAAATTGGTATTTAAAAAAGTAGATTAACCCTAATTGATTATTAATAAATGAATTGAGTCTTTATTCTAAATTAACACTTTAAGATAAAGACTCTTTCTTTTTTAATAAAAGAGAATCGGGTTTAACGAATCCTTATGATTTTAATTTCTATTTTTGTGAAAACGCTCCCGTACTATGAAATTATTAATCGTTGAAGACGAGCCCAATCTGCTTTCGGCTTTACGGAAAGGACTTTCCGAAAAAAACCACGACGTAAGTGCAGCATTAGACGGAACAACAGCCCTGGAAATGATTCAGTATACCCAATTCGATGTAATCGTATTGGATGTGATGCTACCCGATATTAACGGAATTGAAATTTGCCGCCGTTTACGCGCTGCCGGAAATTTTGTTCCGATACTGATGCTTACAGCACTTAGCAGTAGCGATAATATTGTTCACGGATTAAATGCCGGTGCCGACGATTATCTGACCAAACCTTTTCAGTTTTCAGAACTCGAAGCCCGGTTGAATGCGTTGGCCCGAAGAGCCGGACAAGATCAGAAACCGGCTGAAAAAATAACTATCGATGATCTTGAGATTGATGTTCGTACCAAAATGGTAAAACGAAACGGGGAGACAATTGTGCTTACAGCAAAAGAGTTTAACCTCCTGTATTATCTGGCCAAAAATTCAGACATTATACTTTCCCGCGCTAAAATTCTCGATAATGTCTGGAATATCAATTTTGATATGAATACCAATGTTGTGGATGTGTATATCAATTATTTGCGAAAAAAGATTGATCATCCATACGAACACAAATTAATCCATACCATAAAAGGATTGGGGTATGTTATAAAGGAATAATATGCAGATCAAAAAGAAAATCACCGTTACCTATATTGCACTGTCCGGATTTAGCACCCTTTTGTTATGTACGGTCGTGTTTGTCCTGTTTCGTCAAAACAACCAGTATTATTTTAGAAAGCGACTGGAAGACCGGGCAAAAATTGTCGCATCCATCCATTATCAACAGGATCCTGTAAAAGCAAAATACTATCAGGAGCTCAAAAACAATGGAATGGAAGAACTTAAAGAAGAAAGGGAATATGTCTTAAAAATAAACAGCGCCAGTTCGTTCGAATACAATACCGAATTGCATTTGCCACCGGAGTTTTATACCTCGGTGATGAAGAATCATTCCGGATGGATCGAAGAAGCGGGCGTTTATTATTACGGTCAGGTTTTTAATGAAGCCGGTACCAATTATATGGTAATCATTTCTGCAAAAGATTTACGCGGCAGCGATAGTACACTTTTTATTACCCGTATCTTGTTGTTGTGTGGTTTGGGATTTATCATCCTGGCGTATTTTTTTGGCCGTTTTCTGGCTTTGCGGGTCATCAATCCCGTGTCGCGTATCACCAGTGAGGTAAAACGGATCAGCGCCTCTAATTTGCATAACCGCTTACCAGAAGTGAACGATTCGGATGAAATTGCCGATCTGACGAAGACGTTTAACGATATGCTGGATCGTCTGGAAACCTCTTTCGAAATCCAGGCCAATTTCATCAATAATGCCTCTCACGAACTCAAAACACCAATTGCTACCATTATGGCCGAAGCAGAGGTAACGCTGTTAAAAGACCGGAATACCGAGGAATACACTACAACTTTAAATAATATTCATAAACAGGCATCCCGTTTGAGTAACCTGACCGAGAGTTTGTTAAAACTCACGCAAACGGGTTACGACGGTAAAAAACAGGTTCAGGATATTGTTCGTATTGACGATTTGTTATTGGATGTCAAAAGCGATCTCGACAAAATTTATCCAGGTAACCGCGTTAGTATCAATATGAGTGATATTCCGGAAGAAGATTCCTTATTGGTTTTACCCTGTAACAAACCGCTTTTAGAACTTGCTATTGGAAATATCATCACCAACGGTGTTAAATATTCTGATAATGAAGAGGTATTTGTGAATCTTACCGCCAATAAAGAACAATTAAAAATTGTAATCTCAGATATCGGAATCGGAATCCCTCCGGAAGATATTCCGTATTTATACGAACCGTTTTTCCGCGGTAAAAAAGCATCCCGTTATGTGGGCTATGGCCTCGGACTTCCACTGGCTATGAAGATTATCCGTATGCATAACGGCGAATTATCGATACAATCGGAAGCCGATAAAGGTACTATTGTAACCATCATTTTTAAGCATTAAGCGTATATTAAATTTTCTAATGTTAATTTTTAGAATATTCTAATTTTAATTTAATTCCCTTCTCATCCCGGTGTAGTTGTTTTGCTGGTATAAATCATAAACAATTACACCGATGCATAATATTCTTATTCCTACCGCTTTTGAAGCCGATACACTTTGCGCAGTAAAAACGGCTGTACAACACGCTGATACTAAAAAATGTACGATCGTTTTAGTTACGATCAGCGATTTACCGGATACTTTGTTTTCGCCTTTGTCGGCACTTCGCAGTATGTCTCCCGAAATGACGGAGGCACAATATGCTCTTGTAGACGAATGCCGCGCTATTGTTAAAAAAACAACCAATTGTACTTTAACGGTACGCCATCAGTTTGGTATTTCGGCTCCTTTATTAAAAAATCTGTTAAACCATCTTGAAATCGGATTGGTTATTTTATCACAACGCTACCGATCGGAAACCAATACGTTCCAACGTCATTTTTTAAAATTACTCAGTAATTGTAAAAGTCCGATTTTACATCTGGGACAACATTCCGAAGAGCATCATTTTAATAATGCCTTGTATCTGGAACGTGCTGCCAATGGAATAGGAGTACAGGAATTACAACGAATTGTAAGCGAACGATTTACTTTTAAAATCGTAAGTCAGGCATCGGTATTTGAAGAACGCCCTGAGGAAATCACACCGTTTTTATCGGAAACCATCTCCAAAAACAATATCGATTTATTGGTAGAAACCCGAAAACCGGAAAAAACACGGTTGAAAAAGAATCTGGTGCCACCGGTTCATCAAAATCTGGGACTACCGGTACTTTCCTTACATGAGGAAACCGTCTGATTATTAATCTGAAAAATAAAAAAATATGCTACTAAAAAAAAGAATACCTCTTAAATATGTTTTGGGAAAAATTAAGCTGGAGTTAGCACTGATCTTACTTTATTGCATTGCTTTTGAAGTATTTCATCATACGTTCCAGGCTGTTCCTACCAAAATTCCAATTGCGATACCGTCTATTATCGGTACCATTATCTCGTTATTATTAGCCTTTAAATCCAACCAGGCCTACGACAGATGGTGGGAAGCCCGGATTGTATGGGGCGCGATCGTAAACGATTCCCGTTCGTTACTGCGACAGGTAATCGGATTTTATAAAGATCCGGATTTTTCGACTCAGGCGAACGATTTTAAAGAGCGTTTTGCAAAACGACAGGCCGCATGGTGTTATAGTTTGAGTCAGTCGTTACGTGGGAAAGATCCCATAAAATTGATTCAGTCGTTGTTAACCGAAGAAGAGTTGCGTTTTGTTAAAAAGCACAAACACGTTCCGAATGCTATTTTGATGTTACACGTAAAAGAATTGCGTAAAGCAAACGACGAAGGTAAAATTAATGTCTACCAACAGGTGGAAATCGACAATACCTTAACGCGTTTGTGTGATTCGATGGGGAAATGTGAGCGTATTAAAAATACGATTTTCCCAACGACCTATAGTTTGTACATCCGTTTTACGTTATGTCTGTTTGTAATCTTATTACCATTTGGATTAACCGATTTTCTGGGATGGTTCCGTATACCATTAGTAACAACTATCGGTGCGGCTTTCTTTTTAATCGAAAAGATGGCGATCCATTTACAGGATCCGTTCGAAAACCGACCAACCGACACGCCCATGAATCTGATCTCCAGTAATATTGAAAAAAACCTCTTGCAGATGGTTTATGAGTATCGAAACGAATTCGAGTCAGAGGAGCCGAAATCCGTAGATATCTCGCATATACAACCGGTTAAGGATACTTACTTCGTGTTGTAATGTAAAAGGACAGTGAAAACTGTCCTTTTATATTTTAATCATGTAACGAATAAAAAGCTTCTGTTTGTTTAATGTTTTCCAGCTTATCGTTTTTAAAAATACATAAAAATGAACCGCCCCAAATTTTATCCGGATGTTTGATCATCTGGGAAAACTCGGCTTTTAGTGCCGGATGACCAATACTGTCCTGAGCCTGTTTTTCGGTGAGCCATTCATAATGGATACTTTTATCTGTTGGTTGTAACACCGCACCCGATTTTACTTTTGCTTTATAATGGGTACGATAGGAGACATGTCCAACATGATCATTAAGTCCTTCAAATTTATAGGTAAAAATACCACACAGACTTATTGGTGCCATCTCGAAACCCATCTTTTTTGCCAGTTCGTTGAGCCCTTCCTGTAAACTCAGGTTTTCATTCGAACGAAGAGCCGGTGTCATCCATCCATACGCATTTTTTTCCATTAAGATGTTTCCGGCTTTATTATAAAGCATTAATCGTTGTATGGTATAATTATCATCTTTTTTAGTTTCCTGTTTTGGTGCATCAAAAGCACTACCAAGACCACAAACAATTATCAAAACAATTATCAAAAAATAACGTTTCATAGTATCTCATTTTACGTTAATCTAATTCTAATAACTGCACCTGACTCTTCAGGCGTTCGATCAGTACATTCATCATTCTTTTGTTTAAGTTGGAAGAATTTTTAATGTATTCCTGATATTCATCTACCGTAAAAAGGCCGATGATCATTCCTTTTAACGAATTCCGGAATTTGATATCCCGCTGGATAACATTCTCGATATAGGCCATCTTTTTTTCGGGTGTCAGCGAAAAGAAAACATTTTTCTGTTTTACCGCATAATTCAGGAAAACCTGAATAAAAAGTTCGTTTTGCAGTCGTAAGATCGGACGCAGGATTTTGTTTTGAAAAATTTCTTCGGACGAAGACTGATCCGTGATCATTCCCAAGGCTTCGCCTCTGAGATCGATCAGAAAGGTGTCGCGATTTTCCATTTTTTATTTAAAGTTATAAAAAAACCGCTGTAGGAATACAGCGGTTCTTTATAAGTTATGAATAAGATATTGTTAATTACTTAATTTTAAAAGTAACTCTTCTTACCAATTGTCGTGCGGCTTTCGAATCTTTTGCAACCGAACTATCCACACCGTTTCCGATAATGTTTAATCGGGAAGCGTCAACTCCGGCTTTAACCAAGACATTTTTAACGTTTTCAGCACGTCTCTGCGATAAATTTTTGTTGTAATCTGTATTCCCGATTTCATCAGCATATCCGATTACATCAGCTGTAGCACCTGGATGTGCTTTTAGATATTTTACTAAGAAATCCATTCCGCTAACCGAATTAGGTGACGGTTGCGACTGGTTGAAATCAAAATACACATTTACATATCCCTGATTGATCATTTCTTTTAAGGTTTCACCGCTTAACGACGATCCTTTGCTGCCGGAACCGTAGTTTCGCTCCAGATAACTTTCCAATTCATCCGGTATTCCGTTGTTATTTCGGTCAACAGCACGTCCTTTTGTATCAACTGCTACACCCGGAATGGTATTGGCTTCGGCATCCAGATAATCCGGCACTCCATCTTTGTCTGAATCGTTCATTAAGGTTTCCAAATCGCCAATTCGTTTTTCTAATTCAGCTAATCGATCTACCTTGTCTTCTGCATAATACCAGTCGGCATGTCTTTCGTTTTTACCTAAATAAATAGACAAACCAACGGTTGCATTATAAAGTGTTCCGTTAAAACCTCTGTCTTCCGGTGCTACAGCACCATCGAAAGTATTGTTTTGACGAACATTGTTGATCATCGAAAAATCAGCATTTAAAGCCACACGTTCCGATAATTTAATTTGTCCGGTAAGACCAATAATATGGTTTAACATATGGTCAGCTCCTTCAAAACGGTCATTTTTCATAAAAGCATATCCGATACCGGTATGTGCCTGAACGTTTAAGCGTTGTGTCCATTCTTCAAAATTAAGCACACGTCCCAGGTTGACCACACCTTGTAAAGTTGTTCTATAATACTGTCCGTCGAAAGAAGCACTTTTAGAATCATTGTCGAACTGATCGTAACCTACATCGACTTTCATACCGAATTTGGTGTTAAACATATAACGTACACCTAGATCAGCATGGAAAAGGTTGTAATTTCTTGCATAATAACCGCTTGTAAATGGGGCAGTAGGCTTGCTGATTCCTCCGTTGATGTCGATTGACCATTTGTTAAAGACTGGTTTTTCCTGAGCCGTAGCTGTTCCGAAAGCCAGTACCGTTACAAATAAGGGGAGCATAATTCTTTTCATATTTGCTTTTCTTTTTTAAAATTCCAACAGTATACTGTGGGCTATTTGTATTGATTTGGGCAAAGATAATGAGAATCGGACGTGACTAGCATAACAATTTACTAACTTTGCCTTTAGAATTGAGGCTTCCGGCTTGTTTATGTTTAAAGAAAGGTTTGATTTTCTAAAAAATTTTTCACAGGAGTGAACTAAATTTGCATATTTATAACAAAAAAATACTGAAAATTTCGAGATACATAATTCGTACTTTATGAGAAAATCTAACATTTTTTTAACAGTTGATGCGGTCATTGTCAAAAAAACACGGTCTGATTATAGCATTCTTTTAATTAAACGGGCAAACGAGCCCTTTAAAAATGACTGGGCTTTACCCGGAGGTTTTGTCGATCAGGATGAAGACTTAATGGATGCCGCTATACGAGAACTTTTTGAAGAAACTACTATTAAAACCGATCATTTGGAGCAAATCGGAGCCTTTGGAAAGCCATTTCGTGACCCTAGAAGTCATACGGTTTCTGTTGCTTATTTTGGAATGGTTCCGGAAAATACTGTCGCTGTTGCGGCCGATGATGCCAAAGAAGCCGCATGGTTTCCAATAAAAGAGCTTCCCAAATTAGCATTTGACCATCAAGAAATAGTAACTTTGGCACTGCAAAAATTTATATCATGATTTATCAGACAAGAAAATGGGTTAAACCAGAGGACCTGAATGCAAATGGTACACTTTTCGGAGGAAAACTGTTATCCTGGATTGACGAGGAAGCGGCACTATTTGCAATTATTCAATTGAAAAACAACAAGATCGTTACCAAATTTATGTCGGAAATCAATTTTATGAGTTCCGCCAGACAAGGGGATATTATTGAAATTGGGATTGATTTGGTAAAATTCGGTCGGACTTCT from Flavobacterium sp. WV_118_3 harbors:
- the hisA gene encoding 1-(5-phosphoribosyl)-5-[(5-phosphoribosylamino)methylideneamino]imidazole-4-carboxamide isomerase; its protein translation is MRIIPALDIIDGKCVRLLNGNYQKMTIYSDDPLEMAKRFEDHGMQYLHLVDLDGAKSNRIVNYKILEKIASKTNLIIDFGGGIKADEDLRIAFNSGAAQLTGGSIAVKDPERFSGWIRDYGSSKIILGADVKDTTVAISGWLEESDQTIIPFLQDYVKKGIEYVICTDINRDGTLAGPAVDLYSELLQTFPEIKLIASGGISNVETLLELDELGCDAAIIGKAIYENRISLKELERLIVQR
- the hisF gene encoding imidazole glycerol phosphate synthase subunit HisF; translation: MITKRIIPCLDIRNGRTVKGIQFKEITDAGDPVKLAYKYARDGADELVFLDITATEEKRKTLFTMVRDVAAEINIPFTVGGGVGSVSDVEQLLQNGADKIAVNSAALENPGLVTELAKRFGSQCIVAAIDAKLVGDRWKVFRTGGKRETKWELLDWAKQITENGAGEILFTAIDHDGRKQGFANTMLAELNKTVNVPIIASGGAGKIADFIAVFNDGKADAALAASVFHYDTIPIPVLKQVLKEQNIPVRIV
- the hisIE gene encoding bifunctional phosphoribosyl-AMP cyclohydrolase/phosphoribosyl-ATP diphosphatase HisIE, with the translated sequence MKPNFSKSKNGLLPVIVQDATTKTVLMLGYMNETAYNTTLETGKVTFFSRSRNGIWVKGEKSGNFLHLISLETDCDNDTLLAQVHPEGPVCHKGTDSCWGESNKMDFGFLSELEQCIRERKEEPRENSYISHLWSKGINKMAQKVGEEAVEMVIEAKDSDAALFLNESADLLFHYLILLQAKGFQLQDVVEILKKRSR
- a CDS encoding DUF2461 domain-containing protein; the protein is MITKAELDILITLRNNNNREWFTEHKKEFQQHEKKAKAFFQEVYDELGKQDSIEKMQIFRIYRDVRFSKDKAPYKNHFSVGFTRTKPLLRGGYYLHIEPGASFVGGGFWDPNAEDLNRIRKEFEMDDEEIRTIISDPAFKSFFGTLEGEELKTAPKGFDKTHPAIDLIRKKQYLISRSFTDKEVTSPDFKKEVLATFQAMRPFFDYMSEVLSTNLNGEPLY
- a CDS encoding META domain-containing protein; amino-acid sequence: MRKLGIVMLLTIVGACNSTKNKENTTPKEMVSENPDRVYFKAIGTEPFWGVEISNNQIKYTTPEDPEGILFPPTKPVRVMDANIKTYQSKSKAGEIKITITYGKCSDGMSDMEHDYSVTVALKKAGEAAFKDLRGCGNYIVDYRLHDIWALEEMEGQKISDSDFNKRPFMEIKAREATFGGVAGCNRMFGKLFSEQELLRFTNVGLTRMACDKMANEAKFIKALESSTAYEIKNNRLYLSNPDGLKLVFKKVD
- a CDS encoding response regulator transcription factor codes for the protein MKLLIVEDEPNLLSALRKGLSEKNHDVSAALDGTTALEMIQYTQFDVIVLDVMLPDINGIEICRRLRAAGNFVPILMLTALSSSDNIVHGLNAGADDYLTKPFQFSELEARLNALARRAGQDQKPAEKITIDDLEIDVRTKMVKRNGETIVLTAKEFNLLYYLAKNSDIILSRAKILDNVWNINFDMNTNVVDVYINYLRKKIDHPYEHKLIHTIKGLGYVIKE
- a CDS encoding HAMP domain-containing sensor histidine kinase, with the protein product MQIKKKITVTYIALSGFSTLLLCTVVFVLFRQNNQYYFRKRLEDRAKIVASIHYQQDPVKAKYYQELKNNGMEELKEEREYVLKINSASSFEYNTELHLPPEFYTSVMKNHSGWIEEAGVYYYGQVFNEAGTNYMVIISAKDLRGSDSTLFITRILLLCGLGFIILAYFFGRFLALRVINPVSRITSEVKRISASNLHNRLPEVNDSDEIADLTKTFNDMLDRLETSFEIQANFINNASHELKTPIATIMAEAEVTLLKDRNTEEYTTTLNNIHKQASRLSNLTESLLKLTQTGYDGKKQVQDIVRIDDLLLDVKSDLDKIYPGNRVSINMSDIPEEDSLLVLPCNKPLLELAIGNIITNGVKYSDNEEVFVNLTANKEQLKIVISDIGIGIPPEDIPYLYEPFFRGKKASRYVGYGLGLPLAMKIIRMHNGELSIQSEADKGTIVTIIFKH
- a CDS encoding bestrophin family ion channel; translation: MLLKKRIPLKYVLGKIKLELALILLYCIAFEVFHHTFQAVPTKIPIAIPSIIGTIISLLLAFKSNQAYDRWWEARIVWGAIVNDSRSLLRQVIGFYKDPDFSTQANDFKERFAKRQAAWCYSLSQSLRGKDPIKLIQSLLTEEELRFVKKHKHVPNAILMLHVKELRKANDEGKINVYQQVEIDNTLTRLCDSMGKCERIKNTIFPTTYSLYIRFTLCLFVILLPFGLTDFLGWFRIPLVTTIGAAFFLIEKMAIHLQDPFENRPTDTPMNLISSNIEKNLLQMVYEYRNEFESEEPKSVDISHIQPVKDTYFVL
- a CDS encoding glyoxalase; the encoded protein is MENRDTFLIDLRGEALGMITDQSSSEEIFQNKILRPILRLQNELFIQVFLNYAVKQKNVFFSLTPEKKMAYIENVIQRDIKFRNSLKGMIIGLFTVDEYQEYIKNSSNLNKRMMNVLIERLKSQVQLLELD
- a CDS encoding OmpA family protein — translated: MKRIMLPLFVTVLAFGTATAQEKPVFNKWSIDINGGISKPTAPFTSGYYARNYNLFHADLGVRYMFNTKFGMKVDVGYDQFDNDSKSASFDGQYYRTTLQGVVNLGRVLNFEEWTQRLNVQAHTGIGYAFMKNDRFEGADHMLNHIIGLTGQIKLSERVALNADFSMINNVRQNNTFDGAVAPEDRGFNGTLYNATVGLSIYLGKNERHADWYYAEDKVDRLAELEKRIGDLETLMNDSDKDGVPDYLDAEANTIPGVAVDTKGRAVDRNNNGIPDELESYLERNYGSGSKGSSLSGETLKEMINQGYVNVYFDFNQSQPSPNSVSGMDFLVKYLKAHPGATADVIGYADEIGNTDYNKNLSQRRAENVKNVLVKAGVDASRLNIIGNGVDSSVAKDSKAARQLVRRVTFKIK
- a CDS encoding NUDIX hydrolase yields the protein MRKSNIFLTVDAVIVKKTRSDYSILLIKRANEPFKNDWALPGGFVDQDEDLMDAAIRELFEETTIKTDHLEQIGAFGKPFRDPRSHTVSVAYFGMVPENTVAVAADDAKEAAWFPIKELPKLAFDHQEIVTLALQKFIS
- a CDS encoding hotdog domain-containing protein, which encodes MIYQTRKWVKPEDLNANGTLFGGKLLSWIDEEAALFAIIQLKNNKIVTKFMSEINFMSSARQGDIIEIGIDLVKFGRTSIVMKCEVRNVMTKDVIITVDAITMVNLDSFGRPASHGKTEVEVI